The proteins below come from a single Halobacteriovorax sp. DA5 genomic window:
- a CDS encoding enoyl-CoA hydratase-related protein yields the protein MSIYGYEFEHLKIEKKDATLWVSLDNTKMANAITNKMIASLTEVLTFADGDPDIRVIVLRGEGDNFCAGGDIKAMIARKGMFAGESFELRNRYSRGIQNIPRVIERLQKPIIAMVHGGAIGAGCDLVAMCDLAVASDDAKFGETFCKLSLVPGDGGPFFLTRKVGYTKAMEMYLTGRIYTAKEAMQMGLVNNIVTGEDLELAVSAFANEIAANAPVAVQLTKTAMKRAAHDDLESHLNLMSAYQGIAQRTNDHFEGLSALKEKRNPDFKGN from the coding sequence ATGTCTATTTACGGCTACGAATTTGAACACTTAAAAATTGAAAAGAAAGACGCAACCCTTTGGGTAAGTCTTGATAATACTAAGATGGCAAATGCTATCACTAATAAAATGATTGCTTCTCTTACTGAAGTTTTAACATTCGCTGATGGTGATCCAGATATTCGCGTGATCGTTCTTAGAGGCGAAGGCGACAACTTCTGTGCCGGTGGTGATATTAAAGCAATGATTGCTCGCAAAGGAATGTTTGCAGGTGAATCTTTTGAGCTAAGAAATCGTTACTCTCGTGGAATTCAAAATATTCCTCGAGTTATCGAAAGACTTCAAAAACCAATTATAGCAATGGTTCACGGTGGTGCAATTGGAGCTGGATGTGATCTTGTAGCGATGTGTGATCTTGCCGTCGCAAGCGATGATGCGAAATTTGGTGAGACTTTCTGTAAGCTCTCTCTCGTTCCTGGAGATGGTGGGCCATTCTTTTTAACTCGAAAAGTTGGTTACACAAAAGCAATGGAGATGTACTTAACGGGCCGTATTTATACTGCTAAAGAGGCCATGCAAATGGGCCTTGTTAATAATATCGTAACAGGTGAGGACCTTGAGCTTGCTGTATCTGCTTTTGCAAATGAAATAGCTGCTAATGCTCCAGTTGCAGTACAATTGACAAAGACAGCAATGAAGCGTGCTGCGCACGATGATCTTGAGTCTCATCTCAATTTAATGAGTGCATACCAAGGAATTGCGCAAAGAACGAATGATCACTTTGAGGGACTTTCAGCTCTAAAAGAGAAGAGAAACCCAGACTTCAAGGGAAATTAA
- a CDS encoding C1 family peptidase — protein MNTTHLRSILLNLIILLGALYTQASELPSRSDIHALIGQQTSVKSQGSRGTCTMFSAIGIVEHLLIRKHGVLPVELDLSEQWMEYLIMKDKSWEGSTTSKNMRAILDWGVVYEKTWPYSRKKWPSLEDDYPEITMAKQTCGHLVELPKYLQSCLLGQRDPRLFEMTDYDIAQIDPDFIPIRKEAIYLRDTLVDDLYSRKKSYMSKDLSKIKKWLSQGKSVILGTKLYYGSWNAKKTQTLEIQERDKSKWYAGIVGYPEVGTRDRRISGEKGGGHSMILVGYDDDVVVKTRMQMEDGSWQEFEYKGVYYFKNSWGVKGFGKKFKLDEVNYPGYGMITQKYAHDFGNFFYID, from the coding sequence ATGAACACAACACACCTTAGATCGATTTTATTGAATTTAATAATTCTACTTGGTGCACTATACACCCAAGCATCTGAGCTTCCATCGCGAAGTGATATCCATGCATTAATTGGCCAACAGACTTCTGTTAAGTCTCAAGGCTCCCGTGGTACATGCACTATGTTTAGTGCAATTGGAATTGTTGAGCACTTACTAATTCGTAAGCATGGGGTTCTACCGGTTGAGCTCGATTTGTCTGAGCAGTGGATGGAATATCTCATAATGAAGGATAAGAGTTGGGAAGGTTCAACAACATCTAAAAATATGCGTGCCATTCTTGATTGGGGAGTTGTTTACGAAAAAACTTGGCCTTACTCTCGCAAGAAATGGCCATCTCTTGAAGATGACTATCCTGAAATCACTATGGCCAAACAAACTTGTGGCCATTTAGTAGAGCTTCCAAAGTATCTACAGTCTTGTTTACTTGGGCAGCGTGATCCTCGTTTATTTGAAATGACTGATTATGATATTGCTCAAATTGATCCTGATTTTATTCCAATTAGAAAAGAGGCAATTTATTTAAGAGACACTTTAGTGGATGATCTTTATTCAAGAAAGAAGTCTTACATGTCGAAAGACTTATCCAAAATTAAGAAATGGTTAAGTCAAGGAAAGTCAGTTATTCTAGGAACTAAGTTGTACTATGGGTCTTGGAATGCAAAAAAGACTCAGACTCTTGAGATTCAAGAACGTGATAAGAGCAAATGGTATGCAGGCATTGTTGGCTATCCTGAAGTTGGAACACGTGATCGTCGAATTTCGGGAGAAAAAGGCGGGGGCCATTCGATGATTCTTGTTGGTTATGACGATGATGTTGTTGTGAAGACTAGAATGCAGATGGAAGATGGCTCTTGGCAGGAATTCGAATATAAGGGTGTTTATTACTTTAAGAATTCTTGGGGAGTTAAAGGCTTTGGGAAGAAGTTTAAGTTAGATGAAGTAAACTATCCAGGTTATGGAATGATTACTCAAAAATATGCACATGATTTTGGAAATTTTTTCTATATAGATTAA
- a CDS encoding acetoacetate--CoA ligase has protein sequence MNKILYTPSSERIQSSNMMEFIRQINKSQGLDCKSYYSLHKYSVENPKSFWKELVKFFDIDYTGDLEPVCTDLSFESYGWFPKVKLNFAKNLLKNGRDISIALSSVRESGQTQKTSYKGLKNKVAGLQDVIKPHIAKGDVLACYMPNIAETVVSMLATTSLGGVFTSTSCDFGVEGVIDRFGQSKPKVLVTVNGYEYGGKYFDLTDKINAVVKAVDSIEKVIVVDFKGKGLDASSIHKGVSWSDVVRPIEEEIEYTECDFSDPLYIMYSSGTTGKPKCIVHSVGGTLVNHIKELGLHSDLKEDKSIFFFTTCGWMMWNWLVSSLYFGSTVVLYEGSPGYPTFGDFISIIEKEQLNIFGTSPKFLKALEDTGIDLSQYDMSSLETILSTGAPLLPEQFDYVYTKFKKDIQLSSISGGTDIIGCFFLGNPILPVFRGELQCAGLGMDVTCFDSRGKEVPAGEEGELVCLQSFPSRPIYFLNDDDGQRINKAYFSEFKGVWHHGDFIKITEGGGAMVLGRSDATLNPGGVRIGTAEIYRQTETIDFIEDSVCVGKNVDGDVEVWLFVVTKDGHELTKEDCKFIKTRIRENTTPRHMPRRVIQVKGIPYTRSGKKMEMAVSRLINGRALDNVQAVANPETLDFFTNL, from the coding sequence GTGAATAAGATTTTATATACGCCAAGTAGTGAACGTATCCAATCATCAAATATGATGGAGTTTATTAGACAAATTAATAAGTCCCAAGGCTTGGACTGTAAGTCTTATTACTCACTTCACAAATATTCTGTCGAAAACCCAAAGAGTTTTTGGAAAGAACTCGTTAAGTTTTTTGATATCGACTATACGGGAGATCTCGAACCAGTATGTACTGATTTGAGTTTTGAAAGTTACGGTTGGTTTCCAAAAGTTAAACTTAACTTCGCTAAAAATCTTTTAAAAAATGGCCGTGATATTTCAATTGCTTTAAGTAGCGTGAGAGAAAGCGGCCAAACTCAAAAAACTTCTTATAAAGGTTTAAAAAATAAAGTGGCGGGTTTGCAAGATGTGATTAAACCACATATTGCAAAAGGTGATGTCTTGGCCTGCTATATGCCAAATATTGCAGAAACTGTTGTTTCAATGCTTGCGACGACTTCACTGGGTGGTGTTTTTACATCGACTTCATGTGACTTTGGTGTTGAAGGTGTGATTGACCGCTTCGGACAATCAAAACCAAAAGTTCTTGTTACTGTTAATGGTTACGAATATGGTGGAAAGTATTTTGACTTAACAGATAAGATTAATGCTGTTGTTAAAGCTGTCGACTCAATTGAAAAAGTAATCGTTGTTGACTTCAAGGGGAAAGGCCTTGATGCAAGCTCAATACACAAAGGCGTTAGCTGGTCTGATGTGGTTAGACCAATTGAAGAAGAGATAGAGTATACTGAGTGTGACTTTTCCGACCCTCTCTATATTATGTACTCTTCTGGAACTACAGGTAAGCCTAAGTGTATCGTTCATAGTGTCGGAGGAACTCTCGTTAATCATATTAAGGAGCTTGGCCTTCACTCGGATCTTAAGGAAGACAAATCAATTTTCTTCTTCACCACTTGTGGTTGGATGATGTGGAACTGGCTTGTTTCTTCTCTTTACTTTGGATCTACTGTTGTTCTTTATGAAGGCTCGCCGGGATATCCAACTTTTGGTGATTTTATTTCAATTATTGAAAAAGAGCAGCTAAATATTTTTGGAACAAGCCCAAAATTCTTAAAGGCCCTTGAAGATACTGGAATTGATCTTTCACAATATGATATGTCATCTCTTGAAACGATTCTTTCTACAGGTGCACCACTTCTTCCTGAACAATTCGATTATGTTTATACGAAGTTTAAAAAAGACATTCAACTTTCAAGTATTTCTGGTGGTACAGATATTATAGGTTGTTTCTTCTTAGGAAACCCAATCCTTCCTGTCTTTAGAGGGGAGCTACAATGTGCTGGTCTAGGAATGGATGTTACTTGTTTTGATAGTCGCGGAAAGGAAGTCCCTGCTGGTGAAGAAGGTGAGTTAGTTTGTCTACAAAGTTTTCCTTCACGCCCAATCTACTTCCTAAACGATGATGATGGTCAGCGTATCAACAAAGCATACTTCTCGGAGTTTAAGGGAGTGTGGCATCACGGTGACTTTATTAAGATCACAGAGGGTGGTGGTGCGATGGTTCTTGGCCGCTCTGATGCGACTCTTAATCCAGGTGGTGTCCGTATTGGTACTGCTGAGATTTACCGTCAAACGGAGACGATTGACTTTATTGAAGATTCAGTTTGTGTTGGAAAGAATGTCGACGGTGATGTTGAGGTATGGCTCTTTGTCGTAACGAAAGATGGCCATGAACTTACTAAGGAAGATTGTAAATTTATCAAAACTCGCATACGTGAAAATACAACACCGAGGCATATGCCAAGACGTGTAATCCAAGTAAAGGGAATTCCATATACTCGCTCTGGAAAGAAGATGGAGATGGCCGTAAGTCGTCTTATCAATGGCCGTGCTCTTGATAATGTTCAGGCCGTGGCAAATCCTGAGACTTTGGATTTTTTCACAAATCTCTAA
- a CDS encoding ATP-dependent helicase, protein MISLAGLNDKQRAAAETIEGPVLILAGAGSGKTRTITYRIAHMVDNLHIPGKQILAVSFTNKAAKEMKERVHGLLGKNKSKGMTLATFHSLGLKILKKEITHLGYHKNFSIYDQTDQMSIIREGLRLYHDNKGSFKKEVIQSKIGKLKNEGIKPEDFADSPFFDGEDPYDHAVNFLYEFYQEKLKFYNAIDFDDILLLTVRLFDENPEIALEYSNGFKYIMVDEYQDTNPLQFRLIRHLTCAHDNLCVVGDDDQAIYSFRGADISNIIGFERDYSRAKVIKLEQNYRSISPILKLANAVIQENTDRRDKTLWSDKPSDHRPILWELEDTEHEAEIIVEDIISHQSKGGHLGDIAILYRSNTQAAPIEEQLRLSQVPYTIIGGQKFYEKKEVKDIMAYLSVIKNPADQMALRRILNVPNRGIGMKTLEKFLEESEAHQIDLFSAMKNAPELAGTRADKITTFINFIESAKEYFGRLPLSQAITSLTDDLKYFEYIDKCYDQVKQASRKKDDIHFFIESAARFTENFKEQATLDKFMEKLMLQDSQDTKDEDEDDDVRKNEVTMMTLHSSKGLEFKQVYMVGVEEEILPHKKTIVNGEGDAEERRLCYVGITRAQEKLIMTVCKQRKIYGNMLTRHHSRFLCTDDAKKYFVKQDRQNFGHLETQEEVDAYKKDFFSGLMNLLD, encoded by the coding sequence ATGATTTCATTGGCAGGATTAAACGACAAACAACGCGCGGCGGCTGAGACCATCGAAGGCCCAGTACTGATTTTAGCAGGTGCTGGAAGTGGTAAAACACGTACAATCACCTACCGAATTGCGCATATGGTTGATAACCTGCATATTCCTGGAAAACAGATTTTGGCCGTTTCATTTACAAATAAGGCCGCAAAGGAAATGAAAGAAAGAGTTCACGGCCTGCTTGGAAAGAATAAATCTAAAGGAATGACTTTAGCGACTTTTCACTCACTAGGACTGAAAATTCTTAAGAAAGAAATTACTCATTTGGGTTACCATAAGAACTTCTCGATCTACGACCAAACAGATCAAATGAGTATCATACGTGAAGGTCTTAGACTTTATCACGATAACAAGGGCTCATTTAAGAAAGAAGTTATTCAGTCTAAGATTGGAAAGCTTAAAAACGAAGGGATTAAGCCTGAGGACTTTGCTGATTCGCCATTCTTTGATGGAGAAGATCCTTATGATCACGCAGTTAATTTTCTCTACGAATTTTATCAAGAGAAGCTTAAATTTTATAATGCCATCGACTTTGATGATATTCTTCTTCTAACAGTTAGGCTCTTTGATGAGAATCCCGAAATCGCTTTAGAGTATTCAAATGGATTTAAGTACATCATGGTAGATGAGTACCAAGATACAAATCCACTTCAATTTAGACTTATTCGCCACTTAACTTGTGCCCACGATAATCTGTGTGTTGTTGGTGACGATGATCAAGCAATCTATTCGTTTCGAGGTGCCGATATTTCAAATATCATTGGCTTTGAAAGAGATTACTCTCGTGCAAAAGTTATCAAGCTAGAGCAGAATTATCGCTCAATCTCACCGATTCTAAAACTTGCTAACGCTGTTATTCAAGAAAATACAGATCGTCGAGACAAGACACTGTGGTCAGATAAACCAAGTGATCACAGGCCTATCCTTTGGGAGCTTGAAGATACTGAACATGAGGCGGAAATCATTGTTGAAGATATTATCTCTCACCAATCTAAAGGTGGGCATTTAGGTGACATCGCAATTCTTTACCGTTCAAATACTCAAGCAGCACCAATTGAAGAGCAGCTAAGACTTTCTCAGGTACCCTATACAATTATCGGTGGCCAAAAATTTTACGAGAAAAAAGAAGTAAAAGATATCATGGCCTATCTTTCGGTCATTAAAAATCCTGCCGATCAAATGGCGCTTCGAAGAATTCTAAATGTTCCGAATCGTGGAATCGGAATGAAGACTTTAGAGAAATTTCTAGAAGAAAGTGAGGCCCATCAGATCGATCTGTTTAGTGCAATGAAAAATGCACCTGAACTTGCGGGTACACGAGCGGATAAGATTACAACATTTATTAATTTTATTGAAAGTGCAAAAGAGTATTTTGGAAGACTACCTCTTAGTCAGGCAATCACAAGTCTTACGGATGATCTAAAGTATTTTGAATATATCGACAAATGCTATGACCAAGTTAAGCAGGCTTCACGTAAAAAAGACGATATTCACTTCTTCATTGAATCAGCGGCGCGTTTTACAGAGAATTTTAAGGAACAAGCTACCCTAGATAAATTCATGGAAAAGCTTATGCTTCAAGATTCTCAGGATACAAAAGATGAAGACGAAGATGATGATGTAAGAAAGAATGAAGTTACGATGATGACTCTTCACTCATCAAAGGGGCTTGAGTTTAAACAAGTTTATATGGTTGGAGTCGAAGAAGAAATCCTTCCGCACAAGAAAACAATTGTTAATGGCGAAGGAGACGCAGAAGAGCGTAGACTTTGTTATGTAGGGATTACTCGCGCTCAAGAAAAGCTTATCATGACAGTGTGTAAGCAAAGAAAAATATACGGCAATATGCTAACACGCCATCACTCACGCTTTCTATGCACAGATGATGCAAAAAAATACTTTGTTAAACAAGACCGTCAAAACTTCGGTCACCTTGAAACTCAAGAAGAAGTCGACGCCTATAAGAAAGATTTCTTTTCAGGACTTATGAATCTTCTAGATTAA
- a CDS encoding response regulator, protein MNEEILFIDDDENIAELFALTLSQGGHETLALSGEVDVEHYFENISDNLKIVIADKNMPVINGAEVVRRFESSPKAGTLKYIIISGDEELDNDELQGKVHFIKKPFKKETLFSVIEDII, encoded by the coding sequence ATGAATGAAGAGATCTTATTTATCGATGACGATGAGAATATTGCTGAGCTCTTTGCTCTTACCCTAAGCCAAGGTGGCCATGAAACTTTAGCACTAAGCGGCGAAGTTGACGTAGAGCACTACTTTGAAAATATTAGCGACAATCTTAAAATCGTCATTGCAGACAAGAATATGCCAGTAATTAATGGTGCAGAAGTTGTGCGTCGTTTTGAAAGCAGTCCGAAGGCCGGTACTTTAAAGTATATTATCATCTCTGGTGATGAAGAACTGGATAATGACGAGCTTCAAGGTAAGGTTCACTTCATTAAAAAGCCCTTTAAAAAAGAAACTCTATTCTCAGTAATCGAGGACATTATTTAA
- a CDS encoding hydroxymethylglutaryl-CoA lyase, whose protein sequence is MTKKIKIVEVGPRDGLQNEKSFVATEDKLEFIKLLSETGLSTIEVTSFVRPDKIPQMQDAAELYPQVLKITEDKGIATPCLVPNLKGLELAKSLGVKEISMFTATSNTFNQKNINATIEEAHARQIEVAKAALDEGMKVRGYLSTVFGCPYEKEIKDKSIVDGIQRLLDLGCYEISLGDTIGVANPNQVRRITKLIKDHFGLKQMAMHFHDTEGMALANIYASLEEGIEVFDSSAAGLGGCPYAKGASGNVATDDVVNLLHKLGFDTGVDMDKLHDASSFIISKIGHTAPSKFFQAYKGRK, encoded by the coding sequence ATGACTAAAAAAATTAAGATTGTTGAAGTTGGACCTCGCGACGGATTACAAAATGAAAAAAGTTTTGTCGCTACAGAAGATAAGCTCGAGTTTATCAAGCTTTTAAGTGAGACAGGACTTTCAACAATTGAAGTAACAAGCTTTGTTCGTCCTGATAAGATTCCTCAAATGCAGGATGCAGCAGAGCTGTATCCTCAGGTATTAAAAATCACTGAAGATAAGGGGATTGCAACTCCTTGTTTAGTACCCAACTTAAAGGGACTAGAGCTTGCAAAGAGTCTTGGGGTGAAAGAGATTAGTATGTTTACTGCAACATCGAATACTTTCAACCAGAAGAATATCAATGCAACTATTGAAGAGGCCCATGCAAGACAGATTGAAGTGGCAAAGGCCGCTCTTGATGAAGGAATGAAAGTTAGAGGTTATCTTTCAACAGTTTTTGGTTGCCCTTATGAAAAAGAAATAAAAGATAAATCAATCGTTGATGGAATCCAAAGATTATTAGATCTAGGGTGTTACGAAATATCATTAGGGGATACTATTGGTGTCGCTAACCCTAACCAAGTGCGAAGAATTACAAAACTAATTAAAGATCACTTTGGTTTAAAACAGATGGCAATGCACTTTCACGATACAGAGGGGATGGCCCTCGCTAATATCTACGCTTCTTTAGAAGAGGGGATTGAGGTTTTTGATTCATCTGCAGCAGGTCTTGGCGGTTGTCCATATGCAAAAGGTGCAAGTGGGAATGTGGCAACAGATGACGTTGTTAATCTCTTACATAAACTTGGTTTTGATACAGGCGTGGATATGGATAAACTCCATGATGCTAGCTCTTTTATTATTTCTAAAATCGGTCACACTGCACCGTCTAAGTTTTTTCAAGCTTATAAAGGAAGGAAGTAA
- a CDS encoding biotin carboxylase N-terminal domain-containing protein yields MATIKKIEKVLIANRAEIALRVIKTCRTLGIKTVTLYTFEERNLPQREFADETYYLEGKLLSETYLNMDKIIQIAKDSGCDAIHPGYGFLSENAIFAQKVTDAGLVFIGPTPEHIVLMGDKKGSKDKMIEIGVPVIPGYNGENQEPEFLKSEADKMGYPVLIKASAGGGGKGMRVVNDSKDFLAELESCKREALSSFGSDIVLIEKFITSPRHIEIQVMSDTHGNHFHFFERECSIQRRHQKIIEESPSLALSDELRKKMTDAAVKITTAIDYHGAGTVELILDGENFYFLEMNTRLQVEHPVTEMVTGYDLVELQLMAASGERFEFTQDDIKQVGHAIECRIYAEDPDNDFMPAIGRLEYIGDAIEGIRLDTGYKNGNSITVNFDPMIAKVITWGAERNEAVGTMIAGLNHLPFEGLTTNNDYLVRILKHEAFLAGNTYTHFVKTYEADLAPAEVYAEEIAAALAHDFLKDDIMFDSFRMSGDQGEKRIYDFGENTFEAFFKFSGVSTLVVRFEGFTCTVDIEEDALWINEVPFHILTQKNAYIVNSKRVELSRSVAKRSGAATGEAHEMSSPMPGKILKVLVQAGQEVKIGDALVVMEAMKMEHTVKASRDGKIDAILVQEGQTIDGGVDLVELN; encoded by the coding sequence ATGGCAACTATAAAGAAAATTGAGAAAGTATTAATCGCCAACCGCGCTGAGATTGCACTAAGAGTTATCAAAACTTGTCGCACTCTTGGAATTAAAACAGTAACTCTTTACACTTTTGAAGAAAGAAATCTTCCTCAAAGAGAATTTGCAGATGAGACTTATTACTTAGAAGGAAAACTTCTTAGTGAAACATATCTGAATATGGATAAGATCATTCAAATTGCAAAAGATAGTGGATGTGATGCAATTCACCCTGGTTATGGTTTCTTATCTGAAAACGCAATATTTGCTCAGAAAGTAACTGATGCAGGTCTTGTGTTTATTGGACCAACTCCTGAGCATATTGTTCTTATGGGAGATAAGAAAGGGTCTAAAGACAAGATGATTGAAATTGGTGTTCCTGTTATTCCAGGATACAATGGTGAAAATCAAGAACCTGAATTCTTAAAGTCTGAAGCTGATAAAATGGGCTATCCTGTACTGATTAAAGCATCTGCCGGTGGTGGTGGAAAAGGGATGAGGGTTGTTAATGACTCGAAAGACTTTCTTGCTGAACTTGAAAGTTGTAAGCGAGAGGCCCTAAGCTCATTTGGTTCCGATATTGTCTTGATTGAAAAATTCATAACAAGTCCACGCCATATTGAAATTCAAGTAATGAGTGATACTCACGGAAATCACTTTCACTTTTTTGAAAGAGAATGTTCAATTCAAAGACGTCACCAAAAAATTATTGAAGAGTCTCCTTCTTTGGCCCTAAGTGATGAGCTTCGTAAAAAGATGACTGATGCAGCTGTTAAGATTACAACGGCCATCGATTATCATGGTGCTGGTACTGTTGAATTAATTCTTGACGGTGAAAACTTCTATTTTCTTGAAATGAATACAAGATTACAGGTTGAGCACCCTGTCACTGAAATGGTAACAGGATATGATCTTGTCGAATTACAGCTTATGGCAGCAAGTGGTGAGAGATTTGAGTTTACTCAAGATGATATTAAGCAAGTCGGGCACGCTATTGAATGTCGTATCTATGCAGAAGATCCTGATAATGACTTTATGCCAGCAATTGGTCGCCTTGAATATATTGGGGATGCAATTGAGGGGATTCGTCTAGACACTGGTTATAAGAATGGAAACTCAATCACTGTTAACTTTGACCCAATGATTGCAAAAGTAATTACTTGGGGAGCTGAAAGAAATGAAGCTGTAGGAACAATGATTGCAGGTCTTAATCACCTTCCATTTGAAGGTTTAACAACAAATAATGACTATCTCGTAAGAATTTTAAAGCATGAGGCATTCCTTGCTGGTAACACTTATACTCACTTTGTAAAAACTTATGAAGCAGATCTTGCACCTGCTGAAGTTTATGCAGAAGAGATTGCTGCTGCTCTTGCTCACGATTTCTTAAAAGATGATATCATGTTTGATTCTTTTAGAATGAGCGGTGACCAAGGTGAAAAGAGAATTTATGACTTTGGAGAAAATACTTTTGAAGCTTTCTTCAAGTTCTCAGGTGTGAGTACTCTTGTTGTACGTTTTGAAGGCTTTACTTGTACTGTTGATATTGAAGAAGATGCTCTTTGGATTAACGAAGTTCCATTCCATATCTTAACGCAAAAGAATGCCTATATTGTAAATAGTAAGCGTGTTGAACTTTCACGAAGTGTTGCGAAGCGCTCTGGGGCTGCTACAGGTGAGGCCCATGAAATGAGCTCGCCAATGCCTGGGAAAATTCTTAAGGTTCTTGTTCAAGCAGGGCAAGAAGTTAAAATTGGTGATGCTCTAGTTGTTATGGAGGCCATGAAAATGGAACATACTGTAAAGGCATCTCGTGATGGTAAGATTGATGCTATACTAGTTCAAGAAGGCCAAACAATTGATGGTGGAGTTGACCTCGTAGAATTAAACTAA